GAGGTGGCCTTCTCAGGATTCTCTTTAGATCAGATCTATAGAAGGttctttaaggttttttttttttttttttttttttgctgtgccCCTGCTTCTGATTCCATGTATGTTCACTTGGTGGCCTTGAAATTCTCAGTGGCTCTTGACCTATTTAAACCAAAATAATCTATTAACATCAGTTTCTGGTAGATTAGATTGATGCCTAAAGAATGAAATGTGTCGGTGTGTAGCTTCACTGAGATCTTTTATCAATGACAGACATGGAGTCTAATGCTGCACTAAAGGTCATTGTCCAAAACcaataaaatatgacatcaaataCAATGTCATTTCTAGTGTTATAACTAACACTTATGAAATAGGCCATTGCATGTTTTTACCCCAAATTCCAATGTGCTGTTTTAGTGGGGCAGTCATATGAAGTGTGTATATTGGCTCTCCAAGTGGGAGATTTGGGATGCTGGCTTTGTGAAATAGCTATCTCATACACTACTAGTAGTGAAATTTACTTATTGGAGCTGCTGAATAATTCAGTTAGAAATAATCCAATCAGGAGTTAACTACTTCTATACTTCTTGTATAACATTTTGAGTAAAACTTGATACATCAGTTGATTAGTATCACGAAGTAGTTGATCACAAGGTAACCTTGTTTACTGGGATCTTTTAAGTATTAATTAAAAGCATACTTTTCTAGCATCATGTTGTGTTAGGTGGTATTTTGCATATAAAGGTCTGTGCAATCATGTGGGGGTACATGTCATACCTTCTGCAGTGTTCAGATGTATAATACTTGGGGAGAGGACAGTGCTACTTACACTTTGTGAGGCAGAAATGTGGCTATcagttattttgaaaaagaacccCCTAACCAaatttattaagtgcttaaaaatatttttaaataaagggaatACATCACTAAGCTCAGTGAACTATTGCAAATAAACTTTCTAGGGGCTATGTCCTTCAGCTGAGGTCATTATGGGATGTGGTAAGTACAGAAGTGGGAACAAATGCCTCAGTGCAGTAGACCATGGTTAGTGACTTTGTATTGCAAGGCAAAATATTATCCCCCTGGTAGTCTTGAAGATTCATGTTATACTTCTTACCTGGGAAAATAATTATGCGGTGTGAAGGAGGAGGATAGCTTCTTTTCTAAAAGGCTACATCATTTCCTTAAGTGAGAtcatggaaatgaaaatcaacTAATGTTACTATAAAGAAATCACgaaaattattttggaagaaGAGAAGTGTTTGGAGGTAAGTATAAATTGTGCCCTTTTAAAAGGTATAATTTCAGCATTCCTGATGCtcactgaaaaactgaaatgaattaGCATGGAAGggcagaaaagtaaagaaaaataagggaaaaggGACAAGGAAAGATGGATAAAATTTTATCCATTATATTCCTTAGATCATTTAGGCTAAGTCTCTGTTATAGTTAACATTCCATTACGGTGCCGATTTTAAGATTGGGGAATAATTATATCAAGATATAGATGTTTATATATTAAGTCTACCTGATTTACCTAAAAACCTGGGAAGTTGGGGTAATGACTTTTctaataatacaaattaaatattattaattatacaGACATCTAAAAAAGTTTGTTCAGCGGGCATACGATAATAATTATGGTAGCTGGTTAAACTGAAGCAGCAGGGGCTGCAGTTTCCTAGTGCGGACTCTGGGCGCCGCTGTTGGCCAAAGTGGAGAGCTCGGTGCTGGCCTCCTCGCGCAGCCGCAGCGCACTTTCCCCAGCTCAGACTCGCTAACATTGAGCCATTCCACCGCTTCCTCctctggaaaggaagaaacccTGCCTGACCCCCACGCCAGAAATAAAGCTGTTCGGAGCTCCGGACGACTGCAACACAGAGATTATCTGTAACCCGGCGTCTCCAGGCCGGTGAGCAAACTGAGGGGAGCAAGAGGGATGGGGAGCGGCGCTGGGGAGAGAAGCTGGGCTGAGAGGCGGCCAGTGCTGTTTCCCTTCCTACTGTCTTTGTTCTGCCTGGCGCTCTCTGAGCAGATCCGCTACAGGATTCCCGAGGAGATGCCCGAGGGGTCGGTGGTGGGGAACCTCGCCAAGGACCTGAGACTCAGTGTCCATGAGTTACCGACTCGGAAATTGCGCGTCAGTTGGGAGAAGCCTTACTTCACTGTGAGCGCAGAGAGCGGGGAGTTACTTGTGAGCAGCAGGCTAGACCGGGAGCAGATCTGCGGGAAGAAGCCAGCTTGTGCTCTGGAATTTGAGGCTGTCGCTGAAAATCCATTGAACTTTTATCACGTGAATGTGGAGATTGAGGATGTTAATGACCACACGCCAAAATTCACGCAAAGTTCCTTCGAGCTACAAATAAGTGAGTCTACGCCGCCAGGCGCTCGATTTATATTAGAAGTCGCGGAAGATGCAGATATTGGCTTAAACTCTCTGCAGACTTATAAACTTTCTCATAGCCCTAGTTTCTCGTTGGTAAATAAGGAGAAACAAGATGGTAGTAAATACCCGGAACTGGCATTGGAGAAACCCTTAGACCGGGAACAACAGAGTTATCACCGTTTAGTCCTGACTGCCTCAGACGGTGGAGATCCACCCCTAAGCGGCACCACTGAGGTGCAGATCCAGGTCACTGATGCCAACGATAACCCCCCTGTATTCAGCCAGGAAGTATACCGAGTCAGCCTTGGAGAAAACGTGCCCCCAGGCACCACCGTGCTGCAGGTGTCAGCCACCGACCAAGATGAGGGCATCAACTCGGAAATCACTTATTCCTTCTATCGGACCGGGCAAGTCTTCGGTCTGAATTCAAAGACCGGGGAAATTACAACTCTAAACTCACTGGATTTCGAAGAAATCAAGCAGTATTCTATCGTGGTAGAAGGGAGGGATGGTGGAGGACTGGTTGCACAATGTACAGTTGAAATTAGCATTCAAGATGAAAATGACAACAGACCAGATGTTACATTTCATTCTCTAGTCGAAATGATTCTGGAAAACGCATTGCCAGGAACACTAATTGCGTTGATCAAAGTACATGACCGAGATTCCGGGGAGAACGGGGAGGTTAATTGTCGATTAGAGGGTGAAGTCCCTTTTCAGATAATCTCTTCGTCCAAAAATTCATATAAACTGGTAACCGATGGAACCCTGGACAGAGAGCAGACCCCGGAGTACAATGTCACCATCACAGCCACCGACAGGGGCAAATCGCCCCTCTTTACAAGCAGAACTGTCACCTTGCATATTACTGACGTCAACGACAACCCTCCGGTTTTCCACCAGGCCTCCTACGTGGTCCATGTAGCAGAGAACAACCCTCCTGGAGCCTCCATCGCCCAAGTCAGCGCCTCTGACCCTGACCTGGGGCCCAACGGCCACGTCTCCTACTCCATCGTGGCCAGCGACCTGGAGCCGCGCGCGCTGTCGTCCTACGTGTCCGTGAGCGCGCAGAGCGGCGTGCTGTTCGCGCAGCGCGCCTTCGACCACGAGCAGCTGCGCGCCTTCGAGCTGACGCTGCAGGCCCGCGACCACGGCTCGCCCGCGCTCAGCGCCAACGTGAGCCTGCGCGTGCTGGTGGGCGACCGCAACGACAACGCGCCGCGGGTGCTGTACCCGGCGCTGGGGCCCGACGGCTCTGCGCTCTTCGACACGGTGCCGCGCGCCGCGCAGCCCGGCTACCTGGTCACCAAGGTGGTGGCGGTGGACGCCGACTCTGGGCACAACGCCTGGCTGTCCTACCACGTGCTGCAGGCCAGCGAGCCCGGGCTCTTCAGCCTGGGGCTGCGCACGGGCGAGGTGCGCACGGCGCGGGCCTTGGGCGACAGGGACGCGGCCCGCCAGCGCCTGCTGGTCGCAGTGCGCGATGGGGGACAGCCGCCCCTCTCGGCCACCGCCACGCTGCTCCTGGTGTTCGCGGACAGCCTGCAGGAGGCGCTGCCAGATCTCAGCGACAATCCTACACCTTCTGACCCTCAAGGTGAACTGCAGTTTTACCTGGTGGTGGCCTTGGCCTTGATCTCAGTGTTGTTTCTCCTCGCGGTGATTCTGGCAGTTGCCTTACACCTGCGACGCTCCTCCAGCCCCGCTTCCTGGGGCTGCTTTCATCCTGGTCTCTGTGTCAAGTCTGGACCTGTGGTTCCCCCCAGCTACAGTGAAGGAACTTTACCTTATTCCTACAATCTGTGCGTTGCCCACACTGGAAAGACCgagtttaattttctgaaatgcaAAGAGCAGTTGAGTTCAGGACAAGACATCCTTTGTGGTGATTCACCTGGGGCCTTATTTCCATTGTGTAATTCCAGTGAGTCGACTTCCCATCCTGAAACTCTAGTGGCGGTGAGTTCCATTTAAGTGTCTATTCCTTTTCATCATCTACAGAATTTTCCTTgttcatatgaaaaaatattaaatgttcaaGTCTATTGAGTTGTCTTAGGGATATTATAGCTCATCAGAAAGCGGTATTTCCAATATTCAAGGGGAATGATGAATTGAGAATAGGTATGTAACATACAATAGAGTTATCTTACCCAATTCAGATTTAAGTATTGTACCAATTTCCtatctcttttttctaatttaatgaaATTTACCCAGTGATTGTCTCATtcattatttaacatatttaaatatttattatatataactaAACCTAAAATTTAAAGTAGGCAATCATTTACTTCATTCTTCAAAGTAAATAAACTGCTACTAGGTATCTTCCTTCACTGATACCACTGGTACAGTTTCTATCCCTTTCTTATATTTATTCCTCATGTCTAGTTCCTTAAATCTACCTATTTGTGAGTCTTTGACTcccttaaaattttaagaaaaaatcctgtgtctgtggtgtgtgtgacagagggagacagagagattcAGTGATCTCATCAAAAAATCCAAGTCATTATCTAAGTTCCTTCTTGTTTTCTTGAACGCaaatcctcttctttttttatagtTACTAGCAGGAgatacttgatttaaaaaaaaaaaaaaaggaaatgctatTGCCTCCATAACTTGCTCTCATTCTTGACCTATATATCttgaagaagaggggaaagtcaCTGCATTGTCTTATTATTTGGAGCCCTAAACATTTCCTCCTATATGTATGAGGAAAGGAGAattctgaattttccatttttaaggcAAAAGCTATTAATTTCATGTACATACAAAGATGCCATTATGTAAGTATCAGTCTTTTGCTTGGCTTCTCTTAGGAACTGCTTCAGTAAATAGTTCCTTtacaaagtgctgaaagaaatttcttattgtggtactttttactttttagtgGTAATAATTTGCTATATATCTTGTGTTCTTTTCCCCAAATTATTACATAAGTTTAAGTGACTCATATAATAAGAAGTTTAAGATTACTCTAAAATTTCATACTTTCTTGATGGAAGAATTGAAATGGAAACTTTCTGTTCAGTATATGTTCATCTGAATCTTTCAAATGCCATGGCCTGTGTATGCACTTTGAATTCacataaaaaactaaatataaaaaaactgAATAGTATAAAAGTGTAACAGTGACAAGTAAGTAAATTAAGA
This window of the Camelus dromedarius isolate mCamDro1 chromosome 3, mCamDro1.pat, whole genome shotgun sequence genome carries:
- the LOC105090796 gene encoding protocadherin gamma-B5 isoform X19 gives rise to the protein MGSGAGERSWAERRPVLFPFLLSLFCLALSEQIRYRIPEEMPEGSVVGNLAKDLRLSVHELPTRKLRVSWEKPYFTVSAESGELLVSSRLDREQICGKKPACALEFEAVAENPLNFYHVNVEIEDVNDHTPKFTQSSFELQISESTPPGARFILEVAEDADIGLNSLQTYKLSHSPSFSLVNKEKQDGSKYPELALEKPLDREQQSYHRLVLTASDGGDPPLSGTTEVQIQVTDANDNPPVFSQEVYRVSLGENVPPGTTVLQVSATDQDEGINSEITYSFYRTGQVFGLNSKTGEITTLNSLDFEEIKQYSIVVEGRDGGGLVAQCTVEISIQDENDNRPDVTFHSLVEMILENALPGTLIALIKVHDRDSGENGEVNCRLEGEVPFQIISSSKNSYKLVTDGTLDREQTPEYNVTITATDRGKSPLFTSRTVTLHITDVNDNPPVFHQASYVVHVAENNPPGASIAQVSASDPDLGPNGHVSYSIVASDLEPRALSSYVSVSAQSGVLFAQRAFDHEQLRAFELTLQARDHGSPALSANVSLRVLVGDRNDNAPRVLYPALGPDGSALFDTVPRAAQPGYLVTKVVAVDADSGHNAWLSYHVLQASEPGLFSLGLRTGEVRTARALGDRDAARQRLLVAVRDGGQPPLSATATLLLVFADSLQEALPDLSDNPTPSDPQGELQFYLVVALALISVLFLLAVILAVALHLRRSSSPASWGCFHPGLCVKSGPVVPPSYSEGTLPYSYNLCVAHTGKTEFNFLKCKEQLSSGQDILCGDSPGALFPLCNSSESTSHPETLVAQAPPNTDWRFSQAQRPGTSGSQNGDETGTWPNNQFDTEMLQAMILASASEAADGSSTLGGGAGTMGLSARYGPQFTLQHVPDYRQNVYIPGSNATLTNAAGKRDGKTPASGNGNKKKSGKKEKK